One stretch of Ailuropoda melanoleuca isolate Jingjing chromosome 20, ASM200744v2, whole genome shotgun sequence DNA includes these proteins:
- the TMEM253 gene encoding transmembrane protein 253, producing the protein MEERAAQREQERPSLRLEKLQHWARNRQSGRLLVLAVSQLWLAVAVVPFAVSVACLNSACHMATALPLGPGALGLLTGTVTLELRRAPRLWKVQATMILNIFSLILGFIVVAVEVMKTALGPAPAAPSQLAGLLVVELSTEAFTLGGVLVSAYSLFLLSWRKPGCCRSRSLHYQELQEGLSELEEVAALENGPTVASTANATND; encoded by the exons ATGGAGGAGAGAGCTGCTCAGCGGGAGCAGGAGAGACCCAGTCTTCGTCTGGAAAAGCTACAGCACTGGGCAAGAAACAGGCAGAGTGGGCGCCTCTTGGTGCTGGCG GTGAGCCAGCTATGGCTGGCAGTGGCTGTGGTGCCCTTTGCTGTCTCCGTTGCCTGCCTGAACTCTGCTTGTCACATGGCCACAGCACTACCACTTGGGCCCGGAGCACTG GGTCTCCTCACTGGGACTGTCACCCTTGAGCTGCGCAGAGCACCCCGCCTCTGGAAg GTGCAGGCCACAATGATACTCAACATCTTCAGTCTGATCTTGGGCTTCATCGTGGTGGCCGTCGAAGTGATGAAGACAGCCTTGGGGCCTgccccagctgccccctcccag CTGGCTGGCTTGCTGGTGGTGGAGCTCAGCACCGAGGCCTTCACCCTGGGGGGAGTGCTAGTCTCTGCATACTCGCTATTCCTGCTGAGCTGGAGGAAGCCAGGATGCTGCAGGAGCCGGAGTCTGCACTACCAGGAGCTGCAGGAG GGTCTCTCTGAGTTGGAGGAAGTTGCCGCTTTGGAGAACGGTCCCACGGTGGCTAGCACAGCAAATGCAACGAATGACTGA